A stretch of Rhinoderma darwinii isolate aRhiDar2 chromosome 4, aRhiDar2.hap1, whole genome shotgun sequence DNA encodes these proteins:
- the SAG gene encoding S-arrestin, whose translation MSGDKKSRHVIYKKTSRDKTVSVYLGKRDYIDHVESVDPVDGVVLVDPDLLKGKKVYVTLTCAFRYGQEDIDVIGLTFRKDLYFARTQVYPPVEDVKCLTKVQERLMKKLGNNAYPFLMAFPDYLPCSVCLQPAPSEMGKACGVDFEIKAFSASNLEERIHKKNFVRLLIRKIQYAPDQPGPKPRAETSWQFFMSDKPLHLTASLAKEVFYHGEPISVAVTVTNNSEKTVKKISTSVEQVANVVLYSSDYYTKTVALDESGDKVPSKATYSHTFTLLPLLAYNREKREIALDGKLKHEDTNLASSTLLKEGIDRTVMGILVDYKIKVTLTVSGLLGDMTSSEVSTELPFILMHPTPDGGAKESEQDEDMVFEEFARDQLKDELQPEEKEEEEEDEK comes from the exons ATGAGTGGCGATAAGAAATCTCGACATGTCATCTACAAGAAAACCTCCCGTGACAAAACG GTGAGTGTATATCTTGGTAAGAGAGATTACATTGATCATGTGGAATCTGTGGATCCAGTAG ATGGAGTCGTTTTGGTTGATCCTGACCTCCTAAAAGGCAAGAAAG TGTATGTCACACTGACTTGTGCATTCCGCTATGGTCAAGAGGATATTGATGTGATCGGCCTCACCTTTCGCAAAGATTTATATTTTGCACGGACCCAGGTTTATCCTCCTGTGGAAGATGTGAAATGTCTCACCAAAGTCCAAGAAAGGCTGATGAAAAAGTTGGGAAACAATGCCTACCCCTTCTTGATGGCG TTTCCTGATTACTTGCCATGCTCAGTCTGTCTTCAACCAGCTCCATCGGAAATGGGAAAA GCTTGTGGTGTGGATTTTGAGATTAAAGCGTTCTCTGCGAGCAATTTAGAAGAAAGGATTCACAAGAA AAACTTTGTGCGTTTGTTGATCCGCAAAATCCAATACGCTCCTGACCAACCAGGACCCAAGCCCCGGGCAGAAACTTCCTGGCAGTTCTTTATGTCAGACAAACCCCTGCATCTGACAGCCTCCCTGGCCAAAGAG GTGTTTTATCATGGAGAACCAATTTCTGTTGCTGTTACGGTGACCAATAATTCAgagaaaactgttaaaaaaatatcAACATCAG TGGAACAGGTCGCTAATGTGGTGTTGTATTCCAGTGACTATTACACCAAAACTGTGGCATTGGATGAGTCTGG GGATAAGGTTCCATCCAAGGCCACTTATAGTCACACCTTCACTCTGCTGCCTCTCCTGGCATATAACCGAGAAAAACGGGAAATCGCTCTAGATGGAAAACTGAAGCACGAGGACACTAATCTGGCATCCAGCACTCT CCTGAAGGAAGGTATTGATCGCACTGTCATGGGAATCCTGGTGGATTACAAGATTAAGGTGACTCTCACCGTCTCTGG attatTGGGAGATATGACTTCAAG tgaAGTCTCTACGGAACTTCCTTTCATTCTTATGCATCCTACGCCAGACGGTGGAG CTAAAGAAAG TGAGCAAGATGAAGATATGGTATTTGAAGAGTTTGCACGTGACCAGCTTAAAGATGAATTGCAACCtgaagagaaggaggaggaggaagaagacgaGAAATGA